The Loxodonta africana isolate mLoxAfr1 chromosome 12, mLoxAfr1.hap2, whole genome shotgun sequence genome segment GGTTCAAAGAGTGAGCATGGACAGAGAGCAAGTGAGCGTCAGGTGGGTGTTCTATATCCTGCTTTAaacccagccttggaaaccatgctGTGTTATTTCTCCTGCCTTCTATTCAGGAGTGAGTCTCTAAGGTCActtagaggaggggaggggaagtaGACTCCACCTTTTGATAGGAGGAGCTTCAAAGAGTTGGCAGAGATGTTTTAAAACCACCACACAGTTAGGAGTGAAGAATACCAAGTACAGAACTCTGAGGAGTATCACTCTTTTTAGGAGGCAACTGAGCCTCTTCCTGCTTAGATCTTCCCAGCACACAAGATTTAGTAAACTGCAAGCACATGTCAGCTCCCTAGTCTATGAAGAAATACTTTCACTGGTTCTCCAGGCCCAGACAGGCTCAGCTCTGAACACCTGACCCCAGGCGCACTCCCCAAAGGCTTTTGACtcagtctttcttttctttttacagtgACTCTTttcgacagggtagaactgttccataggccTTCTAAGGCCGgaaatcttttaaatttatttttattattgtactttagatgaaggtttacaaaacaaactagcttctcattaaacaattagtatacatattgttttgtgacattggttaccaaccccatgacacgtccACAGtttcctttcttgaccttgggttacccattactagctttcctgccttctagtccttgcccctgggctgctgtgcccatttagtcttgttttattttgtgggcctgtttaatctttggctgaaaggtgaacctcaggagtgacttcattactgagttaaaaaggtgtccgggggccatagtctcgggatttctccagtctctgtcagaccagtaagtctgttttttttgtgtgtacccAGAGACCTTGTTATTGCACATGCTCACTTAGTAACTTCACAATTCCTTTTTTCAGAAATTCTTGAGTGGTGGGGTGGGAGGAGCCCGGGCCTGGGGATCAGGATGCCTGGGTTCTAATCACAACCATGCAGCAGCCTGTAAAAAAGAATGCAGATTCATTGGGAAAtaattttcttcatgtttcaATTTTCTATGACAGTAGTTTTAAAAAACTTAAGCTCCTTTTTATTAAGCagtgaaagattaaaaaaaaaaaaaccaaaccaaacccactgctgtcaagtcgattctgactcagcaatcctataggacagcgtagaactggcccacatagtttctaaggctgtaagtcCTTCCTGGAGCACactgccacgtcttcctcccagggagcagctggcgggttcgaaccgccaacctttcggttagcagctgagagctttagctactgtgccaccaggactcctgagtGAAAGATAGTTAAGAGTCAAAACAGCCAGTCTGACATCTTAGAAACAGGAAAATGATATTCGATCTTTCTAGTTTTTAATACCATTTACTCTTCTAGTTTTTTTCAGGAAGATTTAATTAAAAGAGAACATAGGTAACAGTTTtcagttttgatttttaaaaaggcttGAAATAAAATTCTAACCACATCAGGTTTCTGCATGTTTCATGAGGCTCAGAGGCCTTGGGGCCTTTCATTTCCTCCTGCTCCCACACCCTGCGGTGCTTCCTGCCCCTCTGAGTACCTCTCTTCTTCAGAACCACCAGCAGGGTCAGGCTGTCCTGTGACCTTCTTTTGCAAGATGctaatatttcaacatttttaaaaattcattaatttatttctttttcctttttttttattgtactgtagataaaggtttacagaacaaactagtttctcatctgtTAGTAcgcacattgttctatgacactggttaacaaccccatcacatgtcaacactctcccttctcaaccctgggtttcaACATATTTTTGTAGTCTTTCACATATGACTATCATTTTACAAaacgacttaaaaaaaaaaaaaaccaaaactcactgccgttgagttgattctgactcagagtgaccctataggacagggtagaactgccccatagagtttccaaggagcgcctggtggattcaaactgctgaccttttggttagcagccattgctcttaaccactgcaccaccagagtttccataaatATATTAGTACCTATTAAAAGTGGCTGTTGTGTTCAGACCAGGTATTTTTTTCATGCCCCACCTCCCCTTGTCTCCCACATCCGTGGGTTGTGTAACTTTGGGCACGTCACCTCCCTTCTGTAGGGCTCACTTTTTTCATCTGTTAAATGAGTAAGTCAAACTAGACAATCTCTGAAAAGGCCCTGGAACCCAGATGCTGATCACTTTCCCTCAAACCCTTCTCCAGCTTCCTGCCTGATGGCTCTTCCTGACCCCCATTCTCAGCACCAAGAGAAAGGAACAGAGATTGCAGATGTTGGGGGCTTCGCCTCACAGGTATTTTCCAACTCAGATTGGAGCTAAATGGTTTGAAGACAGGAGACTTATGTTCATTACGAGTATAGAGAAGGCTGAGCCAAGCAGGCAGGGATGTGGCCTACTGGACGGCAGGGGCAGGTTTGGTCAGGGCCACTGGGCAGGACAGGTGTGGTGAGCAACTTCCCAGGAGTAGGCAGAGAAAGGTACCATGGAACTTGGGCACCGAATGGGCTagagtctctgtctctctttcctgGCCTTGCTGAGTGTTCTGGGGCCTTAGTCCTAGCTATGGGGTAAGACTGAGTTCAACAGTCACTACCCATCCTGGCTCCACCTCACTCCAGGAAATGCCTCCTCACCGCAGTGACCACATCCCCCCAGGTTGCCTTAGAAACACTCCACGGGGGCTGGGGGAGTTGGGGCAGAGTTGCCAAGCAACAGGTGGTGCCCTCCCTTCCGCCCTCATCTGAGGCCAACTCTCTTTACGTCTTTCAGGCAACCGTCCTGTGCCCTCCTGGCATGTGCAGGGAAGAGCCGCTCTGAAGGGTGAGAGAGGAGCCCCGGAGAGACCGAAGGTGAGGTAAGGAGTGCAGGAGGCCCTGTAGGTGGGTGGGGGGTCTGGGGGAGAGAGAGGTGGGCAGAGACAAATAGGAGATGGAGATGCGCCAGAGACTGTGCAAAGCTGGAGAGACAGGGACAGGTGCAGGGTGGCGCTTGAGACCGGTGTGACAGCAGATTCAGTGGACCTAAAGAGGGCAAGACCAACTTCATGAGGGTCTGCAAGGGGGCAGAGGTGGCCTGAGGAGTGAGTGCACACataggagcaggggcaggggcaggggcaggggaaggGCCTGGAGGGAGGTTCCCATTTCCTCACCCACCACTTCCTCTCTAGGCGGGAGAGACCTGAGAGGACCTAGACGGGAAGCAAGAAGCCTTTGGGGCTCTTAATGTTCTGTCTGCAGCACCTTGGGGTCTGGGAGGGAAATGGTATTTGGAAAGGGACTGGGGCTCTGAGCAGGAGGGGCCTGGCTGGGGACTAAGGTAGGTTTCTGCTGGTCTCTCTGGCCCCATTTGGctcttttctgccttttctgAGTGCGCTGTCTCCTCTGTTTCTGCCTGGGCCTGTCTCTCAGGCTAGACACGAGTCCTTCTCCTTGTCTCTTTCGCTTTCTTTGACACTTGCTGTTTCTCTCCCTCTATCAATTGTGCCATATCTGTCtcacttgcttcctctcctgacCCCTGTGTCTCCCAGATGCCTTCAACTCCAGGGCAGCCCACTGGGCACATGGAGGGGCCCCCTGCCTCAGAGTCAGCCTCGTGGTCCCCGCTCCCCTGCGGGCCCTGTGTTCCCATCATGCTGGCCCTGGCCTGCCTCGCTGCTCTCTTCCTGCTGACCACAGCTGTGTTGGCCGAACGCCTGTTCCGCCGCTCTCCCCGCCTAGACCCCAGCAACCGCACTCCCACGCTGGTCTGGCGCCCCGGAGGAGAGCTGTGGATTGAGCCTACGGGCACCCCCCGAGAGCGCTCCGAGGACTGGTATGGCTCTGCAGTCCCCCTGCTGATGGACGGGGCCCCAGAGGCCCTCAACCCCGGGGGCACCTTGGAGGCCCGAGCAACAGCCCCATCTGCTCCTTCTGCCCCTCACTCCCCTCCCAGCTCCTTGGTCTTCCAGGCTCCACCCCAGGTCCCAGCCCGCAGCACCTTCTGTGTGCCCCAGCCCTGGGAGGAAAGGTCCCACAACACAGGCATGGTGAGCTGGGCTGAGCCTGAGCCAAGGCCAGGGGACAGTGTGTACTTGGGGAGCCCTCGGGCCCAGAGGCATCGGCCTGGCAGCCCTGAGCCTGGATGGGGACTTCAGCCTCTGGTCACCCTGGAGCAGATCTCCGCTTTCTGGAGGCGTGAAGGCCGGACCAGCGTGGGGTTCTGAATGCTCAGGGACTGGAAGACTGGCTACAGCTTTCTAGAGACCAGTGAGGAAGGCCCTACAGCAAGGCTGAAGCCTAAGGCCATCCTGGGGAAGAATGCTTCTCCCAGGTCTTTCACTTCTGGATCTCAATTCCCCTGGACCTGGATGGTGGGTAGGCGAGGTGTGGACGGAGCCTGGGTGGCGGGGGAAGCATCGAGTGCCTCTGCTTAGCTGCCCAGGGCTGTGGCCCAGGGAACTGGGTTGGGTGGTTCAATTCTGGGCCAGAGCCTCCAAGACTACATTCCAGATTAAGAATTCAAGTTAGCAGACATGCAGGAAATGGCATCGATCCCAGCCGCTTCAGCCTTCCTTCAGTGAGCACCTAAAATCCTCCCTATCAATAAAGGAGTCTCAAATATGCTAAAGAACAGACTGTGGTCATAACAAGTGTTGGCATGTTAGTGAGAGATGACAGGAGTCCAGTTCCCCAAATCTATAAATCTTATCCCTCCTTAACGCTCATCCTCATGAAGTCCTCCAAAAAAATATAGAGAGGACATGACCAGGCAAAGGAACATTTTATTACATACGAGCTGTGGTTTTGACCCCAAAATTGCAATGAGGAACTTGGTGAGCCAACTGGAGGGGTTCTTCTTACCTGGAGTTGGGACCTAGAGTCAAAGAAGGCCAACAGGCCACCTTTGCCCAGCCTGGTAAGGCCCTGCACACATCTCAGCCTTCGTGGTGGGGAAAGCCGAGCCTAGAAGAACTGAGTTTGAGCCAATGCAGAGAGGAGAACTGCAGGACAGGGCAGCTCTCAAATGTGGCCTTCGGGCCATCCTCCCACCAAGCCTGCTGGAGTGACCCCCAGAGACAGCTTTGCCCAAAGATAGACCTACTTACAATGCTCTACCCCATAGCATAAAAAAAATATCCCCCAAATGCCCTTGGCCCTACTAGCCATCTGTATCAGCAGACCTCCCTTTTGGGGGCGGAGCCAGAGGATGGGGGAGTGGAAGGAGTTTCCATTTCCCGGGTCTGATTTTCCAAACTTCAGTCATGAACATCAGGCTCTTTGCCACCTGCACTATTATTTAccacattttttctttaaattggctTGCTGTTTgcataataaatttattttaaaaggaatctTTATTGTATCACTTCTGTAAATGGAAAACCAGTATCACTTACCTATAAATAGaaggtaaaaatgaaaataaatacaatGTAAACAAAGTTCTTAAATTCTAAATTTAAAGACCTTAAATTCTTCTCTGCTGGAGGCACTGAACTAAATACCTGTtctttctttgtaaaaaaaaaaaaaaaaaaaaggcgaggGGGGAGTTTGGTGGAGATGAGCAAGTGTTAGATATTctagcaccaaaccaaaaccttcTCCTGAAAGTACTAAGAATgctgaaaaccaaaagcaaaccaaacccattgctgtcgagtcgattccaactcatagtgaccctacaggacagagtaaaattgccccacagagcttccaagtagtgcctggcggattcaaactgccaaccttttggttagcagctgtagcacttgaccactacaccaccggggtttccaagaaTACTGAAAGCCCCTGTAAAAGGAACAGTGATTCTGTGTTATTTAACACTGGGCAGGAACCCCCAACTCCAGACACACCTGGGGAAACACTCTTCTGGGCTGAGGCCAACACTCAGCTCTCTCTGCTCAGGAGGGCTGGGGGGGTACCTGGAGCCCCAGCCTCCTCTACAATTCCTTGGATACTGGAAGTTGAAGGAACAGCTGAGGGAATGAGCAGCCCCCAGACTGAGGAACACCAGTGTCTGCAGACCAAGAGCTGGCCCAAGCCCTCTCATCAGGTGCACTCATCCAGCATGGTTCTGAGAACCTGCTCAAGGCGAGGCCCTGGAAAAGGGAGGAGTCAGATCTgacccctgccctcaaggagctcacagtctctCTAGGGTTTGGGAAATGGAGGTAGGAGTGAGGTAAGACAGACCCATAAGTGATACAAGCTGGCGATCAGGGCTCCTGTCCCATCTCTGTCTCTTATGAACTTGGTaactatttcatttttcatgatcaCCATCAGCTGACAGGACTGGGTTGTGGGACTACTTCCACCAGGAGTTAACAGTCTACCAGGTGTTCAGAGATTAGATGCCTACATGCCAAGTGTTCAGGATGGAGAGTACACTGTGGAAAGGAttccaggtgtcatggattgaatcgtgtccccccaaaatatgtgtcaacttggctaggccatgatccccagtattgcgtcattgtccaccattttgtcatctggtgtgattttcctgtgtgttgtggattctacctctgtgatgttaatgacgcaggattaaaggcagttatgttaatgagcactatctacaagattaggttgtgtcttaagccaatctcttttgagatataaatgagagaagcaagcagagagacatgtgaacctcatactatcaagaaacaagagccagggaatagtgtgtcctttagacccagggtccctgtgctgagaagccccttgaccggggaagattgatgacaaggaccttgccctgaagctaacagagagacaaagccttcccccggagctggcaccctgaatttgggcttctaccctcctagactgtgggagaataaatttctctttgttaaagctatccacttgtggtcaCAGCGGTACAAGATCTCTGGCTGTTAACCTGGCTCTGTCATCCATTCACTTGGAAACTTCAGAAAAATAATCTTCTAAATTGCTGGGTCTCATATTCTTTAtctgaacaacaaacaaacaagttGAAAGTTAAACAAGATTCTCCATTAGGACTCTTCCAGCTGTGACATTTGAGGATGATAAccgtagtggcatagtggttaagtgctacggctgctaaccaaaagtttggcagtttgaatccgccaggccctctttggaaactctatggggcagttctactctgttctatagggttgctatgagtcggaatcgacttgacggcagtgggtagcaGGTAGTGGTAACATAAAAtaaaagatggatggatggatgggtgggtggatgggctGATGAATGGGAGAATGGATGGGAGGATATATAGATATTTGGATGGGAGAATGAATTGGTGGATGAATGAATGtatggatgagtggatgggtaGATAAAAGgatagatgaatgaatggatgcatggatggatgtgATCTTTTTGAGACAGCCCAACTTGCTATCCCCAGAATCATCTTTATATTCCCAACCTCAGAACGGCCTAAAACATAAAAGGAGCCTAATGAAAGGGAATGATGAgtaagtgaatggataaatagatgTATTCATTTTACCCTTTCTCCTTTATTTTCAGTGTATCTCTCATTTTTGACACCATCTTATTAGTTTCTCATGTGGATTCCCTCTTTTAGGTCTTTAggtatttaaaacatatttattatattatttccTGAATTATTATCTAATAATTCTATTATCTGCAGTTCTAGGGTGGGAGCTAATCCTGCTGCTTGTTGTGTCTGCTTACTTCCATTAATGAAAGATTGTTTCCCCTTACATTTTGTGTTGTGAACTTGGCTTTAGCAGGACTCATCAGTGGGAATCCATGTGGCCAGGTTTGAGGTATGCCTCTCTGGAGAGGTTTTGTGTTTGCTTTTGCCAAGGGTACTTCAGAAATATTACCAACCCTGGATAACTttctttgttaattttatttGGGCTTCCCAGGCCATGCAGACAGTGTAAACTTGAACCCCAAGCCCAAGTGAGAGGAAGCCACTGGTTATGAATTCTCAGGCTGGAACTTTTATTCCCACCAGGTCACAGGGTGAGATAGATAAAGTTCTTTTGTGCTTCCCAGGGTGTTGGGTAGATTTTTTTCTAGTCCATTCTTTCACTAAGGGTGTAGCTTCTTAAGGGTCCCAGCAGTTTTCAAATCCCCAAGCAAGGCGTCATCTCCAATCcctaaacacaaaaccaaacccactgccatcgagtcgattggaactcatagccacactgtaggacagagtaaaattgccccaatAGGTTTTCTAGGGTTGTAAATCTTGATAGAAGCAGATGGACTccgctttctcccacagagcactggtgggttcaaactactaacctttcagttagcagccgagcacttaaccactgcatcatcagggcctCCAGTCCCTAAGTGGGTGTAAAACCCAAGCCTCTTTCTTACCAAGATCTGTAACCACATCCAGAGTCTCTCTCCTGAGGTCAAAACCTGTCTAACATTCTCCTAGATACACCCTGTGAATGCCTAAAAACGATCTCAGGTCATATGACCACTCCCCACTGAGCTGATCCTCTCTAAACTTCACCCTT includes the following:
- the C12H16orf54 gene encoding transmembrane protein C16orf54 homolog, which codes for MPSTPGQPTGHMEGPPASESASWSPLPCGPCVPIMLALACLAALFLLTTAVLAERLFRRSPRLDPSNRTPTLVWRPGGELWIEPTGTPRERSEDWYGSAVPLLMDGAPEALNPGGTLEARATAPSAPSAPHSPPSSLVFQAPPQVPARSTFCVPQPWEERSHNTGMVSWAEPEPRPGDSVYLGSPRAQRHRPGSPEPGWGLQPLVTLEQISAFWRREGRTSVGF